One window from the genome of Myripristis murdjan chromosome 6, fMyrMur1.1, whole genome shotgun sequence encodes:
- the nr2f2 gene encoding COUP transcription factor 2 isoform X1 — MAMVVWRGSQDDVADTQGTLSSQTQGGLSLPTPQPGQLNLTASQVAPPTPQTPVQGPPNNTQSTPTNQTTQQSEKQPQHIECVVCGDKSSGKHYGQFTCEGCKSFFKRSVRRNLTYTCRANRNCPIDQHHRNQCQYCRLKKCLKVGMRREVSLFTAAVQRGRMPPTQPHHGQFALTNGDPLHCHSYLSGYISLLLRAEPYPTSRYGSQCMQPNNIMGIENICELAARMLFSAVEWARNIPFFPDLQITDQVALLRLTWSELFVLNAAQCSMPLHVAPLLAAAGLHASPMSADRVVAFMDHIRIFQEQVEKLKALHVDSAEYSCLKAIVLFTSDACGLSDVAHVESLQEKSQCALEEYVRSQYPNQPTRFGKLLLRLPSLRTVSSSVIEQLFFVRLVGKTPIETLIRDMLLSGSSFNWPYMSIQ, encoded by the exons ATGGCAATGGTAGTGTGGAGAGGCTCCCAGGACGATGTGGCTGACACCCAAGGCACCCTTTCCTCGCAAACCCAAGGAGGACTATCTCTTCCCACCCCTCAACCAGGCCAGTTGAATTTGACAGCCTCTCAGGTCGCCCCTCCGACCCCTCAGACTCCCGTCCAAGGACCCCCGAACAACACACAGTCTACGCCGACGAACCAGACGACGCAGCAGTCGGAGAAACAGCCACAGCACATTGAATGTGTGGTTTGTGGGGATAAATCCAGTGGCAAGCATTATGGCCAGTTTACTTGCGAGGGGTGCAAAAGCTTCTTCAAACGGAGCGTACGACGGAACCTCACTTACACATGCCGTGCCAACAGGAATTGTCCAATTGACCAACACCACCGCAATCAGTGTCAGTACTGCCGCCTCAAAAAATGCCTTAAAGTTGGCATGAGACGGGAAG TTTCTCTTTTTACTGCAGCCGTGCAGAGGGGACGGATGCCACCCACACAGCCACACCACGGTCAGTTCGCCTTGACAAATGGAGACCCACTGCACTGCCATTCCTACTTATCCGGATATATCTCTCTTCTGTTGAGAGCGGAGCCCTACCCGACGTCCCGGTATGGCAGTCAATGCATGCAGCCCAACAACATAATGGGCATCGAGAACATTTGTGAACTAGCAGCCAGGATGCTCTTCAGTGCCGTGGAGTGGGCCAGGAATATTCCCTTCTTTCCAGACCTTCAGATCACCGACCAGGTGGCTCTGCTGAGGTTGACGTGGAGTGAGTTATTTGTGCTCAACGCCGCGCAGTGCTCCATGCCCCTACATGTGGCTCCTCTCCTGGCGGCGGCTGGCCTTCACGCCTCCCCCATGTCTGCGGACAGAGTGGTGGCCTTTATGGACCACATTAGGATCTTCCAAGAACAAGTGGAAAAGCTCAAAGCTTTGCACGTTGACTCTGCTGAATATAGCTGCTTAAAGGCAATTGTGCTCTTCACCTCAG ATGCTTGTGGCCTCTCAGATGTGGCCCATGTGGAAAGTTTGCAGGAGAAGTCCCAGTGCGCCCTGGAGGAATATGTCCGGAGCCAGTATCCCAACCAGCCAACACGGTTTGGGAAGTTGTTACTCCGCTTGCCTTCCCTCCGCACAGTCTCTTCCTCGGTCATAGAACAATTATTTTTCGTCCGATTGGTAGGTAAAACCCCAATTGAAACTCTCATCAGGGATATGTTGCTTTCGGGGAGCAGTTTTAACTGGCCTTACATGTCAATTCAGTAA
- the nr2f2 gene encoding COUP transcription factor 2 isoform X2, with protein MAMVVWRGSQDDVADTQGTLSSQTQGGLSLPTPQPGQLNLTASQVAPPTPQTPVQGPPNNTQSTPTNQTTQQSEKQPQHIECVVCGDKSSGKHYGQFTCEGCKSFFKRSVRRNLTYTCRANRNCPIDQHHRNQCQYCRLKKCLKVGMRREAVQRGRMPPTQPHHGQFALTNGDPLHCHSYLSGYISLLLRAEPYPTSRYGSQCMQPNNIMGIENICELAARMLFSAVEWARNIPFFPDLQITDQVALLRLTWSELFVLNAAQCSMPLHVAPLLAAAGLHASPMSADRVVAFMDHIRIFQEQVEKLKALHVDSAEYSCLKAIVLFTSDACGLSDVAHVESLQEKSQCALEEYVRSQYPNQPTRFGKLLLRLPSLRTVSSSVIEQLFFVRLVGKTPIETLIRDMLLSGSSFNWPYMSIQ; from the exons ATGGCAATGGTAGTGTGGAGAGGCTCCCAGGACGATGTGGCTGACACCCAAGGCACCCTTTCCTCGCAAACCCAAGGAGGACTATCTCTTCCCACCCCTCAACCAGGCCAGTTGAATTTGACAGCCTCTCAGGTCGCCCCTCCGACCCCTCAGACTCCCGTCCAAGGACCCCCGAACAACACACAGTCTACGCCGACGAACCAGACGACGCAGCAGTCGGAGAAACAGCCACAGCACATTGAATGTGTGGTTTGTGGGGATAAATCCAGTGGCAAGCATTATGGCCAGTTTACTTGCGAGGGGTGCAAAAGCTTCTTCAAACGGAGCGTACGACGGAACCTCACTTACACATGCCGTGCCAACAGGAATTGTCCAATTGACCAACACCACCGCAATCAGTGTCAGTACTGCCGCCTCAAAAAATGCCTTAAAGTTGGCATGAGACGGGAAG CCGTGCAGAGGGGACGGATGCCACCCACACAGCCACACCACGGTCAGTTCGCCTTGACAAATGGAGACCCACTGCACTGCCATTCCTACTTATCCGGATATATCTCTCTTCTGTTGAGAGCGGAGCCCTACCCGACGTCCCGGTATGGCAGTCAATGCATGCAGCCCAACAACATAATGGGCATCGAGAACATTTGTGAACTAGCAGCCAGGATGCTCTTCAGTGCCGTGGAGTGGGCCAGGAATATTCCCTTCTTTCCAGACCTTCAGATCACCGACCAGGTGGCTCTGCTGAGGTTGACGTGGAGTGAGTTATTTGTGCTCAACGCCGCGCAGTGCTCCATGCCCCTACATGTGGCTCCTCTCCTGGCGGCGGCTGGCCTTCACGCCTCCCCCATGTCTGCGGACAGAGTGGTGGCCTTTATGGACCACATTAGGATCTTCCAAGAACAAGTGGAAAAGCTCAAAGCTTTGCACGTTGACTCTGCTGAATATAGCTGCTTAAAGGCAATTGTGCTCTTCACCTCAG ATGCTTGTGGCCTCTCAGATGTGGCCCATGTGGAAAGTTTGCAGGAGAAGTCCCAGTGCGCCCTGGAGGAATATGTCCGGAGCCAGTATCCCAACCAGCCAACACGGTTTGGGAAGTTGTTACTCCGCTTGCCTTCCCTCCGCACAGTCTCTTCCTCGGTCATAGAACAATTATTTTTCGTCCGATTGGTAGGTAAAACCCCAATTGAAACTCTCATCAGGGATATGTTGCTTTCGGGGAGCAGTTTTAACTGGCCTTACATGTCAATTCAGTAA